One Aegilops tauschii subsp. strangulata cultivar AL8/78 chromosome 7, Aet v6.0, whole genome shotgun sequence genomic window carries:
- the LOC109766649 gene encoding probable calcium-binding protein CML30 gives MAPLLLLFLLGGLCALFSLASSSSRGAKKCCDAGGEKAKSHHGEQEAKASKAVEEREARPAPADREADLGIVFSTFDHDGDGFITAGELEESLKRLGIAVSAAEAAAMVARVDANSDGLIDIHEFRELYDSIPKKRKASLLPASAGAADGAEEEEDEEGEEMDLKEAFDVFDGNKDGLISAEELGTVLGSLGLRGRPAAAECRDMIRLVDADGDGMVNFEEFKRMMAVVKA, from the coding sequence ATGGCGCCCCTGCTCCTGCTCTTCCTCCTCGGCGGCCTCTGCGCCCTCTTCtccctcgcctcctcctcctcgcgcgGCGCCAAGAAGTGCTGCGACGCCGGCGGCGAGAAGGCCAAGAGTCACCACGGGGAGCAAGAAGCCAAGGCCAGCAAGGCGGTGGAGGAGAGGGAGGCGCGGCCGGCGCcggcggaccgggaggcggaCCTGGGGATCGTGTTCTCCACGTTCGACCACGACGGCGACGGCTTCATCACGGCGGGCGAGCTGGAGGAGTCGCTGAAGCGGTTGGGCATCGCCGTGTCCGCCGCCGAGGCCGCCGCCATGGTGGCCCGCGTCGACGCCAACAGCGACGGCCTCATCGACATCCACGAGTTCCGCGAGCTCTACGACTCCATCCCCAAGAAGCGCAAGGCCTCGCTGCTCCCCGCctccgccggcgcggccgacggggccgaggaggaggaggacgaggagggggaggagatggACCTCAAGGAGGCGTTCGACGTGTTCGACGGCAACAAGGACGGGCTCATCTCCGCCGAGGAGCTGGGCACCGTGCTGGGCTCCCTCGGCCTGCgcggccgccccgccgccgccgagtgCCGCGACATGATCCGCCTCGTCGACGCCGACGGCGACGGCATGGTCAACTTCGAGGAGTTCAAGCGCATGATGGCCGTCGTCAAGGCCTAG